Proteins from a genomic interval of Rosa chinensis cultivar Old Blush chromosome 2, RchiOBHm-V2, whole genome shotgun sequence:
- the LOC112188739 gene encoding trafficking protein particle complex subunit 12: MDPAAPESQSLTLSTDPLSDQFSSLNDLAHELASLQDLATRGSWRSILDKVAVARAQSLLNKPHDHLVYFTYNVLALTKLRRFTEAASEIDSLEDLNSSRYRYEGYPNVYPNRVGSLVPFSLRWLYALMPIKLGRRQDGLDRLYVLLDFVRSKVKEKGEIGSVSVSVWKRREVFVMNGIIGVHLNQKELAACFSLIKDLLNRDYTDPVLVSKLGYIQMQMGDLEGAKSSFNVVQGLVDKEGEVGSELRNLVSRNKALIYMVGKDYVSAVREYEECIERDGSDVVAINNKSLCLMYLRDLSDSIKVLENALERVPTVALNETLVVNLCSMYELAYVNHGDIKRTLSSWIARVAPDDFDSASTRI, translated from the coding sequence ATGGACCCAGCCGCACCCGAATCCCAATCCCTAACCCTCTCGACCGATCCCCTAAGCGACCAGTTCTCCTCCCTCAACGACCTCGCCCACGAGCTCGCCTCCCTCCAGGACCTCGCCACCCGCGGCTCCTGGCGCTCCATTCTCGACAAGGTCGCCGTCGCCCGAGCCCAGTCCCTCCTCAACAAGCCCCACGACCACCTCGTCTACTTCACCTACAACGTCCTCGCCTTGACCAAACTGCGTCGTTTCACCGAAGCCGCGTCCGAGATCGACTCCCTAGAAGACCTCAACAGCTCCCGGTACCGTTACGAGGGGTATCCGAATGTGTACCCCAACCGGGTCGGGTCTCTGGTGCCGTTCTCGCTGCGGTGGCTTTATGCGTTAATGCCGATCAAGTTGGGCCGGCGGCAGGATGGGCTGGACCGGCTGTACGTGCTCTTGGACTTTGTGAGGAGTAAGGTGAAGGAGAAAGGAGAGATTGGGAGTGTGAGTGTGAGTGTgtggaagaggagggaggtgTTTGTGATGAATGGGATAATTGGGGTTCATTTGAATCAGAAGGAGTTGGCTGCTTGCTTCAGCTTGATTAAGGACTTGTTGAACCGGGATTACACGGACCCGGTTCTGGTTTCGAAGCTCGGGTACATTCAGATGCAAATGGGGGACCTAGAGGGAGCGAAGAGCTCGTTCAATGTGGTGCAGGGGTTGGTGGATAAGGAAGGTGAAGTGGGAAGTGAGTTGAGGAACTTAGTGAGCAGGAACAAGGCGTTGATTTACATGGTGGGGAAGGACTATGTGTCGGCGGTGAGGGAGTATGAGGAGTGCATTGAGAGGGATGGGAGTGACGTCGTGGCGATTAATAACAAGTCTCTTTGCTTGATGTACTTGAGGGACTTGTCGGATTCGATCAAGGTGTTGGAGAATGCGCTGGAGAGAGTGCCTACGGTGGCGTTGAACGAGACGCTTGTGGTGAATTTGTGtagtatgtatgagctggctTATGTTAATCATGGGGATATTAAGAGGACGCTCAGTAGCTGGATTGCCAGGGTCGCTCCTGATGATTTTGATTCGGCTTCTACAAGGATTTGA